The Candidatus Hydrogenedentota bacterium DNA segment TACCGCCGCACTTATGCTGGAAATTGACCCTGTTGGCCTGGTTCGCGGTCGATCGAGCCAGAACGGAGAGGGTGGTCCGTTGGACCAGTACGTGAACGACCGGCCCTACGTCGCATCGTCATTCATGAGCGTTGCAATCGGACGCATGTTCGCGACGGCCATGTCGGGACGGTGCAAGGATAGGCCCGAATTGGTGGACACGCCTCTGGCATTGCGTGTGAGTCTGCCCGTCGTTGCATGTCGTGGTGGAAAGCCGTTTCTCAAGAAGCTCTTTGAGCCGCTGGGATACAGTATTGAGACGGAGCAACTTGAACTGGATACTGCGTTTCCGGAGTGGGGAGCGAGTCCGTATCACTCGGTGACGCTAGCGGGAACGTGCACAGTGCATGACCTCTTGAGTCACCTATACGTGCTCATTCCTGTGCTTGACGACGAGAAGCACTACTATGTCGGAGCCGATGAAATCGAGAAGCTCCTACGGCACGGCGATGGTTGGCTCCAAGGACACCCGGAACGCGATGAAATCGCTCACCGGTACCTCAAGCACCATCGGCGACTGACTCGCATGGCTCTAGCGCGCCTGGTTGAGGAGGAGGCGGCAGACCCGGATGTTGAAGTCGCCGTGCAGGATGTTGAAGAGGCTGAGACAGAGCGCTCTTTAAGCCTCAATGAGCAGCGTCTCAGCGCCGTGTTACATCAGTTGAAGACTTCCGGTGCGAAGCGAGTTCTAGATCTTGGCTGCGGAGAAGGAAGATTATTGAAGCTCTTGTTGAAGGACATTCAGTTTTCGTCAATAACAGGCATGGATGTTTCCGTACGTGCATTGGAAACAGCCTCAGAGCGCTTGGGATTGTCGCGATTACCGGAGCGTCAGCGTCAACGGCTTACGTTGATTCACGGGTCGCTGATGTATTCGGATTCGCGTCTCAAGAGTCACGACGCCGCCGCTGTCGTGGAAGTCATCGAACATCTCGAGTCCTATCGGTTGGCCGCATTCGAACGAGTTCTATTTGAGTTCGCTCAGCCTGCTCGCATTGTTCTGACAACGCCAAACGTGGAATACAACATACTCTTTGAAACTCTTCCAGCGGGAAGGCTTCGGCATCGCGATCATCGATTCGAGTGGACGCGCGCCGAATTCCGTGCGTGGGGCGATCGGATAGGTGCGCAATTCGGATACTCCGTGGAGTACTTCCCCGTCGGACCGGAAGACCCCATACACGGCGCACCTACGCAAATGGCGGTATTCTCACAATGACAATCACTATTCCTGAATTGGCGCTAGTTACTTTGGTGGGCGTATCCGGATCGGGTAAGTCGACGTTTGCGCGGAAGCACTTCCGCTCGACTGAAGTGCTGTCTTCCGATTTCTGCCGCGGGATGGTCTCAGACAATGAGAACGATCAATCCGTCACGAAGGACGCGTTTGATGTCCTGCAGTACATCGCGTCCAAACGACTGGCATTGGGCCGCCTCACTGTAATCGACGCGACAAACGTCCAACCGGAATCCCGCAAGCCTTTAGTGGAATTGGCCCGCAAGTATCATTGCATACCTGTGGCGATTGTCCTCGATGTGCCGGAAAAGCTCTGTGCGGCGCGTAACCGCGAACGAGCAGACCGGCAGTTTGGCGAACATGTTGTGAGGCAGCAATGCACGTCTTTGCGGCGTTCGTTGCGAAGTCTGAAGCGTGAAGGATTTCGCCACATCTATGTGTTGTCTTCGCTGGAACACATTGAATCGGCGGAAATCGTACGACAACCCTTGTGGAACAACCTTCGCCACGAGCGTGGCCCCTTCGACATAGTCGGCGACGTACACGGCTGCTTTGATGAATTGGTTCAATTGCTCAGTGAACTTGGCTATCGCATTGAAAGGGTCGACGAGTCTTCGCCGTCCGGGTTCCAGGTTACTCCGCCGGATGCAAGAAAAGTGGTTTTCCTAGGCGACATCGTCGACCGCGGACCGAAGATCCCCGAGGTGCTGCGTCTGGTCATGAGCATGGTGAAATCCGGCGTAGCGCTGTGCGTGCCGGGAAACCATGACATCAAGCTCATGCGCAAGCTCCAAGGCAAGGACGTGCAGATTAAGCACGGGTTGGCCGAGACTTTGGAACAGCTTGAAGGCGAAAGTACGGAGTTTCGGTCTACTGTGTGTGATTTCCTCGACGGTCTTGTGAGTCACTATGTCTTGGACGGGGGAAACCTGGTCGTGGCTCATGCAGGCATGAAGGAAAGCATGCAGGGGCGTGGGTCCGGCGCGGTGCGCGATTTTGCGTTGTTCGGTGAAACCACCGGAGAAACGGACGAGTTCGGTTTGCCGGTGCGCTATCCGTGGGCACAGGAATATCGCGGTAGTGCCATGGTCGTTTACGGACACACTCCTGTTCCCGAAGTGGAGTGGATCAACCGGACTATCAATATCGATACCGGATGTGTCTTTGGCGGAAAGCTGACAGCGCTTCGATATCCGGAGCGCGAAATCTTCTCTGTGCCCGCTCTTCGACAGTACGCTGACCCTGTGCGTCCCTTGGCTGCCAATGTGGGAGACTCGGGAGATAAGCGTCCGGATGACGTGCTATTTCTGGAAGATGTCATGGGCAAGCGTGTGGTGTCGACGCAATTGCGTTCGAACGTGACAATTCGCGAAGAGAATGCTGCCGCAGCTCTGGAGGTGATGAGCCGATACGCGGTTGATCCGCGGTGGCTGATCTATTTGCCGCCGACGATGTCTCCCTCGGAGACGAGTCAACGGCCTGGGTTATTGGAGTATCCCGTCGAAGCCTTCAGTTACTTCAAGAACTGTGGCGTGTCACGGGTCATCTGCGAAGAAAAGCACATGGGATCTCGGGTTGTTGTTGTCCTTTGCCGGGACTCGGAGGTCGCGCGCAAGCGATTCCACGTTCCGGATGGCAGCATCGGGGTGTGCTACACGCGTACCGGGAGGCGGTTCTTCAACGACGTTAAGATGGAAGCAGCTCTATTGGAGCGAGTTCATGCCGCCATGACGCGCGCAGGCCTCTGGGATGAACTGGAAACAGATTGGATCTGTCTGGACTGCGAGCTTATGCCATGGTCGGCCAAGGCGCAGGAACTGCTCCGACGACAGTACGCGCCCGTTGCCTCGGCCTCGCGAAGTGCACTTTCGCACACGATAGCCGAATTGCGGGGGGCTGCCAGTCGGGGTGTCGAGGGCATGGATTCGTTGCTTGTATGGGCGGAGTTGAGTGCGTCTGATTGCGCGGCATATTCGGCGGCCTACCGCCGTTACTGCTGGACGGTAACATCCTTCCACGACCTCAAGCTGGCGCCGTTTCATGTGATGGCGACGGAAGGTTGTGTGCACACATCTCGCGACCATGTTTGGCACATGGATGTAGCGAAGCGATTGCATCGAGCGGATTTGGATGCACACGGCAATGAACACGTGATTATGGACACTCGTTGCCTGAGCGTGGACGTGATGGATGAGGAAAGTGTTTCTGAAGGCATTGCGTGGTGGGAGGAACTTACCGAGGCTGGTGGCGAAGGCATGGTGATTAAGCCGCTGGAGTTTATTCACTCGGGCCACAAGGGACTTACACAACCTGCACTAAAGTGCCGCGGGCGCGAGTACCTGCGAATTATCTATGGGCCGGAGTATACGCGCGAGGAAAACTTGGAGAGGCTGAGGGCGAG contains these protein-coding regions:
- a CDS encoding 3' terminal RNA ribose 2'-O-methyltransferase Hen1 → MLLTITNTTPAATDLGFLLHKNPARLHTRDLPFGRAHVFYPKAGNDECTAALMLEIDPVGLVRGRSSQNGEGGPLDQYVNDRPYVASSFMSVAIGRMFATAMSGRCKDRPELVDTPLALRVSLPVVACRGGKPFLKKLFEPLGYSIETEQLELDTAFPEWGASPYHSVTLAGTCTVHDLLSHLYVLIPVLDDEKHYYVGADEIEKLLRHGDGWLQGHPERDEIAHRYLKHHRRLTRMALARLVEEEAADPDVEVAVQDVEEAETERSLSLNEQRLSAVLHQLKTSGAKRVLDLGCGEGRLLKLLLKDIQFSSITGMDVSVRALETASERLGLSRLPERQRQRLTLIHGSLMYSDSRLKSHDAAAVVEVIEHLESYRLAAFERVLFEFAQPARIVLTTPNVEYNILFETLPAGRLRHRDHRFEWTRAEFRAWGDRIGAQFGYSVEYFPVGPEDPIHGAPTQMAVFSQ
- a CDS encoding polynucleotide kinase-phosphatase produces the protein MTITIPELALVTLVGVSGSGKSTFARKHFRSTEVLSSDFCRGMVSDNENDQSVTKDAFDVLQYIASKRLALGRLTVIDATNVQPESRKPLVELARKYHCIPVAIVLDVPEKLCAARNRERADRQFGEHVVRQQCTSLRRSLRSLKREGFRHIYVLSSLEHIESAEIVRQPLWNNLRHERGPFDIVGDVHGCFDELVQLLSELGYRIERVDESSPSGFQVTPPDARKVVFLGDIVDRGPKIPEVLRLVMSMVKSGVALCVPGNHDIKLMRKLQGKDVQIKHGLAETLEQLEGESTEFRSTVCDFLDGLVSHYVLDGGNLVVAHAGMKESMQGRGSGAVRDFALFGETTGETDEFGLPVRYPWAQEYRGSAMVVYGHTPVPEVEWINRTINIDTGCVFGGKLTALRYPEREIFSVPALRQYADPVRPLAANVGDSGDKRPDDVLFLEDVMGKRVVSTQLRSNVTIREENAAAALEVMSRYAVDPRWLIYLPPTMSPSETSQRPGLLEYPVEAFSYFKNCGVSRVICEEKHMGSRVVVVLCRDSEVARKRFHVPDGSIGVCYTRTGRRFFNDVKMEAALLERVHAAMTRAGLWDELETDWICLDCELMPWSAKAQELLRRQYAPVASASRSALSHTIAELRGAASRGVEGMDSLLVWAELSASDCAAYSAAYRRYCWTVTSFHDLKLAPFHVMATEGCVHTSRDHVWHMDVAKRLHRADLDAHGNEHVIMDTRCLSVDVMDEESVSEGIAWWEELTEAGGEGMVIKPLEFIHSGHKGLTQPALKCRGREYLRIIYGPEYTREENLERLRARGLSGKRSLALREFALGVESLERFVRYEPLYRVHECAFGVLAMESEPVDPRL